A region of Pyxidicoccus parkwaysis DNA encodes the following proteins:
- a CDS encoding CsgG/HfaB family protein has product MRATVGVLVGVWGLTAFAQGGDASPAAPPSSAPVSAASATQGDKPRLLVSDLVSQGAEASDAAALTDAVVQTLTARGLFQVLSRNDVQTMLTTERQRQLLGTCDQDASACVSDLGSVLGARYVMTGSLSKLGSTYELSLQVLDTVKSRTVGRSTRLARDVETLRQVVPWAVAEASGSPLPPPASRVMPYSLLAGGGAAVLGGGVYGLIALSRQKVLNDELCPGGSGQCAGQNLRSLSYYQEQDRKLGRDKTVGLGVMAAGALMVGAGLWLMPPPEGGPRVALVPSTNGFGVAGVLP; this is encoded by the coding sequence GTGCGCGCGACAGTGGGAGTCCTCGTGGGGGTGTGGGGGCTGACGGCCTTCGCACAGGGTGGTGACGCTTCACCGGCGGCGCCGCCTTCGAGTGCTCCCGTCAGCGCGGCCTCGGCCACCCAGGGAGACAAGCCACGGCTGCTGGTGTCCGACCTGGTGTCGCAGGGCGCCGAGGCGAGCGACGCGGCGGCGCTGACGGACGCGGTGGTGCAGACGCTCACCGCACGAGGCCTCTTCCAGGTGCTCTCGCGCAATGACGTGCAGACGATGCTGACCACGGAGCGACAGCGCCAGTTGCTGGGCACGTGCGACCAGGACGCGTCCGCATGTGTCTCCGACCTGGGCAGCGTGCTGGGGGCGCGCTACGTGATGACGGGCTCGCTGTCGAAGCTGGGCTCCACGTATGAGTTGTCGCTCCAGGTGTTGGACACGGTGAAGAGCCGCACGGTGGGGCGCAGCACGCGACTGGCTCGCGACGTGGAGACGCTGCGGCAGGTGGTGCCCTGGGCGGTGGCTGAAGCGAGCGGCTCGCCCCTGCCTCCTCCGGCTTCGCGCGTGATGCCGTACTCGCTGCTGGCGGGTGGCGGCGCGGCGGTGCTGGGTGGCGGGGTGTATGGGCTCATTGCCCTGTCGCGGCAGAAGGTGCTCAACGATGAGTTGTGCCCCGGTGGCAGCGGGCAGTGCGCGGGACAGAACCTGCGCTCGCTGTCGTACTACCAGGAGCAGGACCGCAAGCTCGGTCGCGACAAGACGGTGGGACTGGGCGTCATGGCCGCGGGCGCGCTGATGGTGGGCGCGGGCCTGTGGCTGATGCCGCCTCCAGAGGGCGGGCCGCGCGTGGCGCTGGTGCCGTCGACGAATGGGTTTGGCGTGGCGGGGGTGTTGCCATGA
- a CDS encoding OsmC family protein gives MHEYPLQLRWEGSTASEFSRDAVASTAGKQDIAVSASSDYAGNDSRWNPEDLLGASLATCHMLTFLALAKKLRLDVRGYEDHVTVTLDTVEKVTRVTKIRLAPTIRVAPGTDAAKVREMFEKAHKYCFIGQSITSEVLMEPVIEEVR, from the coding sequence TTGCACGAGTATCCGTTGCAGCTTCGCTGGGAGGGCTCCACCGCCTCCGAGTTCTCCCGGGACGCGGTGGCCAGCACGGCGGGCAAGCAGGACATCGCGGTGAGCGCTTCGTCGGACTACGCCGGCAACGACTCGCGCTGGAATCCGGAGGACTTGCTCGGGGCCTCGCTGGCGACGTGCCACATGCTCACCTTCCTGGCGCTGGCGAAGAAGCTGCGCCTGGACGTGCGCGGCTACGAGGACCACGTGACGGTGACGCTCGACACGGTGGAGAAGGTGACGCGCGTGACGAAGATTCGCCTCGCGCCCACCATCCGCGTCGCGCCGGGGACGGACGCGGCGAAGGTGCGGGAGATGTTCGAGAAGGCCCACAAGTATTGCTTCATCGGCCAGAGCATCACTTCGGAAGTGCTGATGGAGCCCGTCATCGAAGAGGTCCGCTGA